Proteins co-encoded in one Prunus persica cultivar Lovell chromosome G6, Prunus_persica_NCBIv2, whole genome shotgun sequence genomic window:
- the LOC18772376 gene encoding protein EIN4, whose amino-acid sequence MLRELALGLLVFYFIRFVSAIDNDFAHCNCDEEGFWSIPNILEYQRVSDFLIAIAYFSIPIELLYFVSCSNVPFKWVLLQFIAFIVLCGLTHLLNAWTYNGRQSFQLMLSLTIAKFLTALVSCATAITLLTLFPLILKVKVRELFLRQNVLELDQEVGMMKIQKEASWHVRMLTREIRKSLDKHTILYTTLVELSKTLDLHNCAVWMPNEDRAEMNLTHELKSSSSRNYLRSIPINDPDVLEIRESERVTILSPESALGSASSGESGESGAVAAIRMPMLRVSNFKGGTPQLVDTHYAILVLVLPVMDSRGWSHHEMEIVEVVADQVAVALSHAAVLEESQLMREKLGEQNRALQQAKKNAMMASQARHSFQKVMSHGMRRPMHTILGLLSMFQENLSFKQSLIVDTMAKTSYVLCTLINDVMEMSAKDNGRFPLEMRPFQLHSMIKEASCLAECLCMYKGFGFEVDVQSSLPNQVIGDERRAFQVILHMVGYLLSTYNGVGTVIFRAISESGYEGQDDRLQGIWRSNVPDEYVSIKFEFEISEGSSRPGGLVSLMHYAGGRHNNDEIKKGLSFSICKKIVQMMQGNIWISMNPVDFAESMTLVLRFQILPSIGRSMHLPGNNLEQPNSNSQFRGLGVIVADDDNVNRTVTNKLLEKLGCQVTAVSSGFECLSALSDAENSFKIVVLDLHMPEMDGFEVAMRIRKFHSPNWPLIIALTASAEEHVWERCLQMGMNGLIRKPVLLQGMADELRRVLQ is encoded by the exons ATGTTAAGAGAATTAGCTCTTGGATTGTTAGTTTTCTATTTCATTAGATTTGTTTCAGCCATTGATAATGACTTTGCACATTGTAATTGCGACGAGGAGGGTTTTTGGAGCATTCCAAACATTTTAGAGTACCAAAGAGTGAGTGATTTCTTGATTGCAATAGCATATTTTTCAATCCCTATAGAACTTCTTTACTTTGTCAGCTGCTCAAACGTTCCATTCAAATGGGTCCTCCTTCAGTTTATTGCGTTTATAGTCCTTTGTGGATTGACCCATTTGCTAAATGCATGGACGTACAACGGCCGCCAGTCATTCCAGTTGATGCTGTCCCTCACCATTGCCAAATTCCTCACAGCCTTGGTCTCATGTGCAACTGCAATAACCCTTTTAACTCTGTTTCCTCTTATTCTCAAAGTGAAAGTGAGAGAACTGTTCTTGAGGCAAAATGTGTTGGAATTAGACCAAGAGGTTGGGATGATGAAGATACAGAAGGAAGCGAGTTGGCATGTCCGAATGCTGACCCGTGAAATTAGAAAGTCACTGGATAAGCATACCATATTGTATACAACTCTGGTTGAGCTTTCAAAGACATTAGACTTGCATAATTGTGCTGTTTGGATGCCGAATGAGGATAGAGCAGAGATGAACCTGACCCATGAGTTGAAATCAAGTTCTTCGCGAAATTATCTCCGTTCTATCCCAATTAATGACCCAGATGTGTTGGAGATAAGAGAGAGCGAGAGGGTAACAATCCTAAGTCCTGAATCAGCACTTGGATCTGCAAGTAGTGGTGAGTCTGGTGAATCAGGTGCTGTGGCAGCAATCCGAATGCCAATGCTTcgggtttcaaatttcaaagggGGTACACCGCAGTTGGTTGACACTCATTATGCGATATTGGTTTTGGTTCTTCCAGTAATGGATTCTAGAGGCTGGAGCCATCATGAGATGGAGATAGTTGAAGTTGTGGCTGACCAGGTTGCTGTGGCTCTATCCCATGCTGCAGTACTTGAAGAGTCTCAACTAATGAGAGAGAAACTGGGTGAACAAAATCGTGCGTTGCAACAGGCGAAGAAGAATGCAATGATGGCGAGCCAAGCAAGGCACTCATTTCAGAAGGTAATGAGTCATGGAATGCGAAGGCCAATGCATACGATTTTGGGCTTGCTTTCTATGTTTCAAGAGAATTTAAGTTTCAAACAGAGCTTAATTGTGGACACAATGGCGAAAACTAGTTATGTTCTCTGCACTTTGATCAATGATGTGATGGAGATGTCAGCAAAAGATAATGGAAGGTTCCCGTTGGAGATGAGGCCATTTCAACTACATTCTATGATCAAGGAAGCTTCTTGTCTTGCCGAGTGCCTGTGTATGTATAAAGGCTTTGGTTTTGAAGTTGATGTTCAAAGCTCATTGCCTAATCAGGTGATTGGGGATGAAAGAAGGGCTTTCCAAGTAATATTGCATATGGTTGGGTATCTATTGAGCACCTATAATGGCGTGGGGACTGTCATCTTCCGGGCTATTTCAGAGAGTGGTTATGAGGGTCAGGATGATAGATTGCAAGGAATCTGGAGATCAAATGTACCAGATGAGTACGTATCTATaaagtttgaatttgagaTTAGTGAGGGAAGTTCTCGTCCTGGTGGATTAGTCTCATTGATGCACTATGCTGGTGGGAGGCACAACAATGATGAAATTAAGAAGGGCCTGAGCTTCAGCATTTGTAAAAAGATTGTCCAG ATGATGCAAGGCAATATCTGGATATCCATGAACCCAGTGGATTTTGCAGAAAGCATGACACTTGTTCTCAGGTTTCAAATCCTCCCATCTATTGGGAGAAGTATGCATCTCCCTGGAAATAACTTGGAGCAGCCAAATTCCAACTCACAGTTCAGAGGCCTTGGGGTTATAGTAGCCGATGATGATAACGTAAACAGGACTGTGACCAATAAGCTGCTTGAGAAACTCGGCTGTCAAGTAACTGCTGTTTCTTCCGGGTTCGAATGCCTGAGTGCCCTCAGTGATGCtgaaaattcatttaaaattgTTGTTTTGGATCTTCACATGCCTGAAATGGATGGGTTTGAAGTGGCAATGAGAATCAGGAAATTCCACAGCCCTAATTGGCCATTGATCATAGCCCTGACAGCAAGTGCGGAGGAACATGTGTGGGAGAGATGTCTACAGATGGGAATGAATGGATTGATTCGAAAACCTGTTCTATTGCAAGGGATGGCAGATGAACTTCGCAGAGTACTGCAATGA
- the LOC18775227 gene encoding methyltransferase-like protein 6 has protein sequence MRKAEYFSKDFDWDELRVQVENDPSFSYHLLPFQPNPISISLADEVHYAAAGSHAWNAFHHRHASGKFFKERRYLLEEFPELVNCKENSKVLEVGCGNGSTVLPILRGNENIIVYACDCSNEALERVKETVYASNKVSFEHRFHPFCCDFSVTVFPTWLACNPCQENIAQTQQLCFSDGRGKSQKNLNDSYSLSESRCCIGGVDFVTLIFTLSALPLHRMPESIKECFSVLKPGGLLFFRDYGLYDMSMLRFEIDKRVGFREYMRSDGTRSYFFCLDTVRNLFVGAGFTELELEYCCVKSVNRRNGKSMRRVWVHGKFQKPV, from the exons atgagaaaagcaGAGTACTTTAGCAAGGACTTCGACTGGGATGAGCTAAGAGTTCAGGTGGAAAACGACCCGTCGTTCAGCTACCACTTGCTCCCCTTCCAACCCAACCCCATTTCAATTTCACTCGCAGATGAAGTCCATTATGCTGCTGCTGGGTCTCATGCATGGAACGCATTTCACCACCGGCATGCCTCTGGCAAGTTCTTCAAG GAAAGACGATATCTGTTAGAAGAATTCCCTGAACTAGTCAATTGCAAAGAGAATTCTAAGGTTTTGGAGGTGGGATGTGGTAATGGCAGCACTGTTCTTCCTATATTACG TGGCAATGAAAACATCATTGTTTATGCTTGCGATTGCAGCAATGAGGCCCTGGAGAGGGTTAAGGAGACGGTATATGCCTCTAACAAAGTATCTTTCGAACATCGTTTTCATCCATTTTGTTGTGATTTTTCTGTAACCGTGTTTCCAACATGGTTGGCCTGCAATCCTTGTCAAGAAAATATTGCACAAACACAGCAGCTGTGCTTTTCAG ATGGTAGAGGgaaaagtcaaaaaaatcTTAATGATTCATATTCATTAAGTGAAAGTAGATGTTGCATTGGTGGGGTTGATTTTGTTACCTTG ATATTCACACTGTCAGCATTACCACTTCATAGGATGCCAGAGTCCATCAAGGAGTGTTTTTCTGTCCTGAAACCTGGAGGCCTGCTGTTCTTTAGGGATTATG GCCTCTATGATATGTCTATGCTTCGATTTGAGATAGACAAAAGAGTGGGATTTAGGGAGTATATGCGATCAGATGGAACCCGCTCTTATTTCTTCTGTTTAGATACTGTGAGGAATCTATTTGTGGGTGCAGGCTTCACTGAG CTTGAGCTTGAATATTGCTGCGTTAAGTCGGTCAATCGTCGAAATGGGAAGAGCATGCGAAGGGTGTGGGTTCATGGAAAGTTCCAGAAGCCTGTATGA
- the LOC18772659 gene encoding AT-hook motif nuclear-localized protein 20, which yields MANRWWAGQVGLPGGVNETSAAATNSPMKNIIKPDLGISMNNNTTGTSSLGGSGGDDDDDRDNNSDDPKEGAIEVATRRPRGRPPGSKNKPKPPIFVTRDSPNALRSHVMEISNGADIADSVARFARTRQRGVCVLSGSGTVTNVTIRQASPAGSVMALHGRFEILSLTGAFLPGPAPPGSTGMTIYLAGVQGQVVGGSVVGPLVASGPVMVIAATFSNATYERLPLEEEEEVGGNNSGQAAGGGGSPPGIGGSGGGMGDPSIGVGVYNLQPNMLPNGGGQALSHDQGAAYSSWAHGQGGGRAPF from the coding sequence ATGGCGAACCGATGGTGGGCTGGACAGGTAGGTCTACCAGGAGGAGTGAATGAAACCTCAGCAGCAGCCACCAACTCTCCAATGAAAAACATCATTAAACCAGATCTGGGAATCTCAATGAACAACAACACCACCGGAACCAGCAGCCTCGGAGGATCAGGCGGCGATGACGATGACGACCGAGACAACAACAGCGACGATCCCAAAGAGGGGGCAATCGAAGTCGCCACCAGACGCCCGAGGGGCCGTCCCCCGGGCTCCAAGAACAAGCCCAAGCCACCCATCTTCGTGACCAGGGACAGCCCTAACGCCCTCCGCAGCCACGTCATGGAGATATCCAACGGAGCCGACATCGCCGACAGCGTCGCCCGGTTCGCCAGAACAAGACAGCGTGGCGTCTGCGTCCTGAGCGGAAGCGGCACCGTCACCAACGTCACAATCAGGCAGGCGTCCCCGGCAGGGTCGGTCATGGCGCTTCACGGAAGGTTCGAGATTCTCTCGTTGACCGGGGCTTTTTTGCCCGGACCGGCACCGCCCGGGTCAACTGGAATGACAATATACTTGGCGGGCGTGCAGGGACAGGTTGTTGGGGGCAGCGTGGTGGGCCCGCTTGTGGCGTCGGGGCCGGTGATGGTGATCGCAGCCACGTTTTCAAATGCGACGTATGAGAGATTGCCgttggaggaggaagaagaggtgGGTGGTAATAATTCGGGGCAGGCGGCGGGAGGAGGGGGGTCCCCACCGGGGATTGGTGGTAGCGGAGGAGGGATGGGGGACCCGTCGATTGGGGTGGGGGTTTATAACTTGCAGCCGAATATGCTTCCGAATGGAGGAGGACAGGCACTGAGCCATGATCAAGGGGCGGCTTATTCATCTTGGGCGCATGGTCAAGGTGGTGGTAGGGCTCCATTTTAA